The following proteins come from a genomic window of Synechococcus sp. UW69:
- a CDS encoding Rieske 2Fe-2S domain-containing protein, with protein MNPTWTEQWWPISYVQDLDPKKPSRFTLLERDLVIWWDNSKERWRVFPDVCPHRLVPLSEGRINDEGLLECPYHGWSFDGSGQCQRVPQALENTQPNNRRSRCASLPTATGQGLLFVWMGAPDAADPSQLPLVPALEDNPESWTVQDTFRDLPMDAVTLLENVLDVSHVPFTHHKTVGKRDNAAPVEAKVTHEDADGFEAFWEEGPRRGKLGAQSTCFRAPQLMWHDLTAKGFGRILTVVYAVPIRRGECRLFARFPFQFQSALPRILIGLRPRWLQHIGNHKVLEDDQVFLHWQERVLERAGGSSAVERSFFMPTTSDVYVAALHRWLNANGGEPFAGQRLPPRQTTTELMDRYLSHTIHCRSCSAALANIRKARPWTWALLWGSSTLVGIGQGTPWSSIGLVTAAVTGLGLRQLNLWEQGLTVGNGLAPRNG; from the coding sequence ATGAACCCCACCTGGACCGAACAGTGGTGGCCCATCAGCTATGTGCAGGACCTCGACCCTAAAAAGCCGAGTCGATTCACCCTGCTAGAGCGGGATCTGGTGATCTGGTGGGATAACAGCAAGGAACGCTGGCGAGTGTTCCCCGATGTCTGCCCCCACCGTTTGGTTCCCCTCAGCGAAGGTCGGATCAACGACGAAGGGCTCCTTGAATGTCCGTATCACGGCTGGAGTTTCGATGGCAGCGGCCAGTGCCAGCGCGTGCCGCAAGCGCTCGAGAACACTCAGCCCAACAACCGGCGGTCCCGCTGCGCCAGCTTGCCGACAGCGACGGGGCAGGGACTGCTGTTCGTCTGGATGGGTGCCCCCGATGCCGCAGACCCAAGTCAGCTCCCCCTGGTTCCAGCTCTTGAAGACAATCCCGAAAGCTGGACGGTGCAGGACACCTTCCGGGATCTCCCCATGGATGCGGTGACCCTGCTGGAAAACGTGCTCGACGTCAGTCACGTTCCTTTCACCCACCACAAAACCGTGGGCAAGCGGGACAACGCTGCCCCCGTTGAAGCCAAAGTCACCCATGAAGACGCTGATGGCTTCGAAGCGTTCTGGGAGGAGGGGCCTCGGCGGGGCAAGCTCGGCGCCCAGTCCACCTGCTTTCGGGCTCCCCAACTGATGTGGCACGACCTAACCGCCAAGGGGTTCGGCCGCATCCTCACCGTTGTGTATGCCGTCCCGATCCGACGCGGAGAGTGCCGCCTGTTCGCCCGCTTCCCCTTCCAGTTCCAATCAGCGTTACCTCGCATCCTGATCGGATTGCGTCCCCGCTGGTTGCAGCACATCGGGAACCACAAGGTGCTGGAGGACGATCAGGTATTTCTGCACTGGCAGGAACGGGTGCTCGAGCGGGCCGGCGGTAGCTCCGCCGTGGAGCGCAGCTTTTTTATGCCCACAACTTCAGACGTCTACGTCGCTGCCCTGCATCGCTGGTTGAACGCCAACGGCGGCGAGCCCTTTGCAGGGCAACGCCTACCACCCAGGCAAACCACAACAGAGCTCATGGATCGGTACCTCAGCCACACCATCCATTGCCGCAGCTGCTCTGCAGCTTTGGCGAACATTCGAAAGGCTCGTCCATGGACCTGGGCGTTGCTCTGGGGATCCTCAACTCTCGTGGGCATCGGACAGGGCACCCCCTGGAGCAGCATCGGCTTGGTCACCGCCGCAGTGACGGGCCTGGGACTGCGACAGCTCAACCTCTGGGAGCAAGGGCTCACTGTCGGCAACGGCTTGGCTCCTCGCAACGGCTGA
- a CDS encoding lytic transglycosylase domain-containing protein has protein sequence MRSRNVLIVSALTATLLGGLWLKPKQPRAEALVTAPVVTAAVMTAPVALPAQATQPKTRDGRQYPLVPADTTELATLLAAVEKALRDPATPADALPDLGHQQQVIYRVLSTDQSRAQEVINGLPPRWRNVAERHLAARREFVRMSRGRGPSMLPAWRIIQPEAAEKLLSHYRKAEAATGIEWEVLAAVNLVETGMGRIDGVSVANAQGPMQFLPTTWAEPGIGAGNIRDHHDAIQAAARYLVRRGGLQDIRRGLWGYNNSDYYGRAVLLYASLMREDPAAYTGLYHWEIHFNAAAGDLWLPVGYNQPQRISVQEFLQTNPASRSPNR, from the coding sequence ATGCGCAGCCGCAACGTGTTGATTGTCTCGGCTCTCACGGCAACCCTGCTGGGGGGGCTGTGGCTTAAACCGAAACAGCCACGGGCCGAAGCGTTAGTGACCGCACCGGTGGTAACCGCGGCAGTGATGACGGCGCCGGTAGCACTTCCTGCCCAAGCGACCCAACCCAAAACACGAGACGGCAGGCAATACCCCCTTGTGCCTGCCGACACAACTGAACTGGCAACGCTGCTGGCAGCTGTTGAAAAGGCGTTACGGGACCCAGCCACGCCGGCCGATGCACTGCCCGATCTTGGGCATCAACAACAGGTGATCTACCGGGTGCTGTCCACGGACCAGTCCAGAGCCCAAGAGGTCATCAACGGCCTGCCTCCGCGCTGGCGCAACGTGGCAGAAAGGCACCTCGCAGCACGGCGCGAATTCGTGCGTATGAGCCGTGGCCGTGGACCGTCCATGCTCCCCGCCTGGCGGATCATTCAGCCCGAAGCAGCGGAAAAGCTGCTCAGCCACTACCGCAAGGCCGAGGCGGCGACGGGGATTGAATGGGAGGTTCTAGCTGCGGTAAACCTCGTGGAAACCGGCATGGGGCGCATCGATGGCGTCTCCGTGGCCAATGCCCAGGGGCCCATGCAGTTCCTGCCCACCACCTGGGCAGAACCTGGGATTGGCGCCGGGAACATCCGCGATCACCACGACGCCATCCAGGCTGCGGCGCGATATCTGGTGCGCCGTGGCGGACTTCAGGACATTCGCCGCGGCCTATGGGGCTACAACAACAGCGATTACTACGGCCGCGCGGTGCTCCTGTATGCCTCGCTGATGAGGGAGGATCCCGCGGCCTACACCGGTTTATATCACTGGGAAATCCACTTCAATGCTGCAGCCGGCGATCTTTGGTTGCCGGTGGGCTACAACCAGCCGCAGCGGATCAGTGTTCAGGAGTTTCTTCAGACCAACCCCGCCAGCAGATCACCAAACCGGTGA
- a CDS encoding homoserine O-succinyltransferase — MALILPRNYHKIAEVERNRISWIEPKQAERQDIRPLRIGILNIMPLGKQYEFNLLHPLGLSVLQIEPIWIRLNSHAYKSWDQNHLNQLYVSWNEALSQGPLDGLIITGAPVEHLPFEQVSYWTELVKLIEEARQTCASTLGLCWAGFALAYLAGVDKVSFPQKLFGIYPMRSLVPGHSLMGTQDDDFVCPQSRHAGLPDAAMEAAQRDGRLRLLAHGEQVGYTIFETPDQRQLMHLGHPEYNVGRIVGEMERDGARGDVPPPENFDPARPQTLWRSHRNLLFQQWLWFCYQRVSLRV, encoded by the coding sequence ATGGCGCTGATCCTTCCTCGCAACTACCACAAAATCGCGGAGGTTGAACGCAACCGGATCTCCTGGATTGAGCCTAAACAGGCCGAACGCCAGGACATCCGGCCCCTGCGTATTGGCATTCTCAACATCATGCCGCTGGGCAAGCAGTACGAGTTCAACCTGCTGCATCCGCTGGGTCTTTCGGTGCTGCAGATCGAACCGATTTGGATTCGACTCAACTCCCATGCCTACAAGAGTTGGGATCAGAACCATCTCAACCAGCTGTATGTGAGCTGGAATGAGGCCTTGTCCCAGGGTCCCCTTGATGGCCTGATCATCACCGGTGCCCCCGTGGAGCACCTGCCCTTTGAACAGGTCAGTTACTGGACAGAGCTGGTCAAATTGATCGAGGAAGCGAGACAAACCTGCGCCAGCACCCTTGGCCTGTGCTGGGCCGGTTTCGCCCTCGCCTACCTGGCTGGCGTGGACAAGGTGTCGTTCCCTCAAAAACTGTTCGGGATCTACCCCATGCGCAGCCTCGTTCCTGGTCATTCCTTAATGGGTACCCAAGACGATGATTTCGTCTGTCCCCAGAGCCGTCATGCAGGGCTGCCGGACGCTGCCATGGAAGCTGCACAACGGGATGGACGTCTCCGTCTGCTCGCCCACGGCGAGCAGGTGGGCTACACCATTTTCGAGACCCCGGATCAACGCCAGCTGATGCACTTGGGCCACCCCGAATACAACGTCGGGCGAATCGTCGGAGAGATGGAACGTGACGGGGCCCGGGGTGATGTTCCCCCGCCTGAGAATTTTGATCCCGCCCGTCCCCAGACCCTCTGGCGGTCTCATAGGAACCTTCTGTTCCAACAGTGGCTCTGGTTCTGCTATCAGCGAGTCAGCCTTAGGGTCTGA
- a CDS encoding DUF3764 family protein, whose translation METHVLTFTITKSFAEWVATYDASLPLQKIAGITSLYRGVSKEDPTKVCAVMQASPGVMEQFIADNTDMIEASGHVIESTISQVFVAS comes from the coding sequence ATGGAAACCCACGTCCTCACCTTCACGATCACCAAGTCATTTGCTGAATGGGTCGCCACCTATGACGCATCTCTGCCGCTTCAGAAAATCGCTGGTATAACTTCCCTCTACCGGGGAGTCAGCAAGGAGGACCCCACCAAGGTCTGCGCCGTGATGCAAGCCTCTCCCGGTGTGATGGAGCAATTCATTGCCGACAACACCGACATGATCGAGGCTTCAGGGCATGTGATTGAGAGCACCATCAGCCAGGTGTTCGTCGCCAGCTGA
- a CDS encoding DUF3721 domain-containing protein, whose protein sequence is MSATGAMAEAHGQPKQAMFSTKAEAEAAAPGFGCKGAHQMGEMWMVCDKHGEADHHGAH, encoded by the coding sequence ATGTCTGCGACGGGAGCCATGGCTGAGGCGCATGGCCAACCCAAACAGGCGATGTTCAGCACCAAAGCTGAAGCCGAAGCGGCTGCCCCGGGATTTGGTTGCAAGGGTGCGCATCAGATGGGTGAGATGTGGATGGTCTGCGACAAGCACGGTGAGGCGGATCACCATGGAGCGCACTGA
- the stpA gene encoding glucosylglycerol 3-phosphatase encodes MPRLTPDQFLQELTGAEDLLIVQDLDGVCMQLVKDPLTRCMDPAYVEAVAALDGQFAVLTNGEHEGRRGVNRLVEQALADPDLPKREGRYLPGLAAGGVQLQDRFGDLSHPGVSQEEMTFLAQAPSRMEALLMERLPALLPQLHGDDLAQVAKAAVLDTQVSPTINLNGIFAFVPGDVTCQQALQTMLSELMHQLLSEAADQGLEGSFFLHVAPNLGRDAQGDERIKPAAFGDVGTTDIQFMLTGSIKEAGLLVLLNQHIKRRWGESPLGDAFNVRTAPHSPDALLALVKERIPAERMPLLVGVGDTVTSTASADGTGWLRGGSDRGFLNLLQDLGAWCGQPNRVVLVDSSHGEVDRPSHADGSLQGITDPEDSLRIDVLMPDGPDQYIAWFRQLSARRSGDPVR; translated from the coding sequence ATGCCCCGTCTGACGCCCGACCAGTTCCTGCAAGAGCTCACAGGTGCTGAAGACCTGTTGATCGTGCAGGACCTCGATGGCGTCTGCATGCAACTCGTGAAGGATCCACTGACACGGTGCATGGATCCTGCCTATGTGGAAGCAGTCGCTGCCCTGGATGGCCAATTCGCTGTGTTGACCAATGGTGAACATGAGGGCCGTCGCGGGGTGAACCGTCTCGTGGAACAGGCCCTGGCGGATCCCGATTTACCCAAACGTGAGGGGCGTTATCTGCCGGGTCTGGCGGCTGGAGGGGTGCAGTTGCAGGATCGCTTTGGCGACCTAAGCCATCCCGGCGTCTCGCAGGAGGAAATGACCTTCCTTGCTCAAGCCCCCAGCAGGATGGAAGCCCTGCTGATGGAACGGCTGCCGGCCCTGCTTCCGCAGCTGCATGGAGACGACCTGGCTCAGGTTGCCAAAGCCGCCGTGTTGGACACCCAGGTCTCACCGACGATCAATCTCAATGGGATTTTTGCTTTTGTCCCCGGTGATGTGACTTGTCAGCAGGCTCTTCAGACCATGCTGTCTGAGCTGATGCATCAGTTGCTTTCTGAAGCTGCAGATCAGGGGTTGGAGGGGTCTTTCTTTTTGCATGTGGCTCCCAACCTGGGCCGTGATGCACAAGGGGATGAACGGATCAAACCCGCTGCTTTCGGGGATGTCGGAACCACCGACATTCAATTCATGCTCACAGGTTCCATCAAGGAGGCTGGCCTTCTGGTGCTGCTCAATCAGCACATCAAGCGCCGTTGGGGTGAATCCCCTTTGGGTGATGCCTTCAATGTGAGAACGGCTCCCCACTCCCCCGATGCGCTGTTGGCCTTGGTTAAGGAGCGGATCCCCGCGGAACGGATGCCCTTGTTGGTGGGGGTGGGCGACACCGTTACCTCCACGGCATCAGCTGATGGCACGGGGTGGCTGAGAGGCGGCAGTGATCGAGGCTTCCTCAACCTGTTGCAGGACCTCGGGGCCTGGTGTGGTCAACCCAACCGCGTTGTTCTCGTCGACAGCAGCCATGGCGAAGTGGATCGGCCCAGCCATGCCGATGGGAGCTTGCAAGGAATCACCGATCCAGAGGATTCCCTGCGGATTGACGTGCTGATGCCCGACGGTCCGGACCAATACATCGCCTGGTTCCGCCAGCTTTCCGCGCGTCGCTCTGGGGACCCTGTGCGCTAA
- the arsS gene encoding arsenosugar biosynthesis radical SAM (seleno)protein ArsS (Some members of this family are selenoproteins.): MTVVESVFPSLKRGQLTTLQVNLGYRCNQSCAHCHVNAGPTRTEMMAADLLALIPQILERHGIACLDLTGGAPELHPGFRDLVRQARSRGTAVIDRCNLTILSEPDQEDLAEFLADHGVCITASLPCYSAENVDRQRGDGVFERSISGLRQLNVLGYGTGDPNRQLDLVYNPLGPVLPPPQQALEADYKTALAGLGIRFDRLLTLANMPIQRFARQLELNSELQSYQALLEDAHNPDNLESVMCRQLISVDWQGHLYDCDFNQQLGLPCSGDVRHLRDLMRLSTVPADQSIHTAQHCFGCTAGAGSSCGGALQG; encoded by the coding sequence GTGACTGTCGTTGAGAGCGTTTTCCCGTCATTGAAGCGCGGACAGCTCACAACGTTGCAGGTCAATCTTGGGTACCGCTGCAACCAAAGCTGCGCCCATTGCCACGTGAATGCTGGGCCGACCCGCACCGAGATGATGGCTGCGGATCTTCTGGCATTGATTCCTCAGATTCTTGAGCGCCATGGGATCGCCTGCCTCGATCTCACGGGGGGAGCACCGGAGCTGCATCCGGGCTTTCGTGATTTGGTGCGGCAGGCACGATCACGTGGAACCGCGGTGATTGACCGCTGCAATCTCACAATCCTGAGTGAACCGGATCAGGAGGACCTGGCTGAATTCCTGGCAGACCACGGAGTTTGCATCACAGCCTCCTTGCCCTGTTACAGCGCTGAGAATGTTGATCGCCAGAGGGGTGATGGCGTGTTTGAACGCAGCATCAGCGGGCTGCGGCAGCTCAATGTTCTGGGCTACGGAACGGGTGATCCCAACAGACAGCTGGATCTCGTCTACAACCCCCTTGGGCCGGTTTTGCCTCCCCCCCAGCAGGCCTTGGAGGCTGATTACAAGACCGCATTGGCTGGGTTGGGGATTCGGTTTGATCGTCTACTGACGCTGGCCAACATGCCCATCCAACGGTTCGCCAGGCAATTGGAACTCAACAGCGAATTGCAGTCATATCAAGCCCTTCTGGAGGATGCGCACAACCCCGACAATCTGGAGTCTGTGATGTGCCGCCAGCTGATCAGTGTGGACTGGCAAGGCCATCTTTATGACTGCGATTTCAACCAGCAGCTCGGACTCCCCTGTTCCGGAGACGTCCGTCACCTTCGTGATCTGATGCGCCTCTCAACCGTTCCGGCGGATCAGTCGATCCACACGGCTCAGCATTGTTTCGGCTGTACCGCTGGCGCAGGGTCAAGTTGTGGTGGAGCACTTCAGGGCTGA
- a CDS encoding TIGR02450 family Trp-rich protein, which yields MVWRPARAWTSQSPVAGYRHFELITQGGSGDQRWVELAAVLKPSHRERVLWSELKDPNRWSSGWQSIPEDDANSPTE from the coding sequence ATGGTTTGGCGTCCTGCGCGGGCCTGGACCAGCCAGAGCCCGGTTGCCGGTTATCGCCATTTCGAGTTGATCACGCAGGGTGGGAGCGGTGATCAGCGCTGGGTGGAATTGGCCGCTGTCCTGAAGCCATCCCATCGGGAACGGGTGCTCTGGAGCGAGCTCAAAGATCCAAATCGCTGGAGCAGCGGCTGGCAGTCCATTCCTGAGGACGATGCGAATTCTCCAACTGAGTGA
- a CDS encoding O-acetylhomoserine aminocarboxypropyltransferase/cysteine synthase family protein — translation MSHRFETLQLHAGQSPDSATNARAVPIYQTSSYVFNDAEHGANLFGLKEFGNIYTRLMNPTTDVFEKRVAALEGGVAALATASGQSAQFLAITNCMQAGDNFVSTSYLYGGTYNQFKVQFPRLGINVRFAEGDDVASFAAQIDDNTKALYVEAMGNPRFNIPDFEGLSALAKEKGIPLIVDNTLGACGALLRPIEHGADVVVESATKWIGGHGTSLGGVIVDAGTFNWGNGKFPLMSQPSAAYHGLVHWDAFGFGSDVCKMLGLPDDRNIAFALRARVEGLRDWGPAVSPFNSFLLLQGLETLSLRVERHTENAIALATWLDSHPAITHVSYPGLAHDPYNAAAKKYLTGRGMGCMLMFSLNGGYDDAVRFIDSLKLASHLANVGDAKTLVIHPASTTHQQLSEAEQASAGVTPTMVRVSVGLEHIDDIKADFEQALAVLS, via the coding sequence ATGTCTCACCGCTTCGAGACCCTGCAGCTTCATGCCGGGCAATCGCCCGACAGCGCAACCAACGCGCGGGCGGTTCCCATCTATCAGACCAGTTCGTACGTCTTCAATGACGCCGAACATGGGGCCAACCTCTTCGGTCTGAAGGAATTCGGGAACATCTACACCCGACTGATGAATCCGACCACAGACGTGTTTGAGAAACGCGTCGCCGCCCTCGAAGGCGGAGTGGCAGCTCTAGCGACCGCCTCAGGGCAGTCGGCTCAGTTTCTCGCGATCACCAACTGCATGCAGGCGGGAGACAACTTCGTCTCAACGTCTTACCTCTACGGCGGCACGTACAACCAGTTCAAGGTGCAGTTCCCGCGGCTGGGAATCAACGTGCGTTTTGCAGAAGGCGATGACGTCGCAAGCTTTGCCGCACAAATCGACGACAACACCAAAGCGCTTTATGTCGAAGCGATGGGCAATCCCCGCTTCAACATCCCCGATTTCGAGGGCCTTTCAGCGCTCGCCAAAGAGAAAGGTATCCCCTTGATCGTTGACAACACATTGGGAGCCTGCGGTGCTCTGCTGCGACCGATTGAGCATGGCGCCGATGTGGTGGTGGAGAGTGCAACCAAGTGGATCGGGGGCCACGGCACCAGCCTGGGGGGCGTGATCGTGGATGCCGGCACCTTCAATTGGGGCAACGGCAAGTTCCCGCTGATGAGCCAACCAAGTGCGGCATATCACGGCTTGGTGCACTGGGATGCGTTTGGCTTCGGCAGTGACGTCTGCAAGATGCTTGGCCTGCCGGATGACCGCAACATCGCCTTCGCGCTGCGGGCCCGAGTGGAAGGTCTGCGGGATTGGGGGCCGGCCGTCAGTCCCTTCAACAGCTTCCTGCTGTTGCAGGGTCTAGAAACCCTGAGTCTGCGCGTTGAGCGCCACACCGAAAATGCCATAGCTCTGGCCACTTGGCTGGATTCGCATCCCGCTATCACCCATGTGAGCTATCCCGGCCTGGCGCACGATCCTTACAACGCTGCCGCCAAGAAATACCTGACAGGACGGGGCATGGGATGCATGCTGATGTTCTCCCTCAACGGCGGCTATGACGATGCCGTGCGCTTCATCGACAGCCTCAAGCTGGCCAGCCACCTCGCCAACGTGGGCGATGCGAAAACGCTGGTGATTCATCCCGCGTCCACAACCCACCAGCAACTCAGTGAGGCTGAACAGGCCTCTGCTGGTGTCACGCCCACGATGGTGCGGGTCTCCGTCGGACTCGAACACATCGACGACATCAAGGCCGACTTCGAGCAGGCCCTCGCCGTTCTCAGCTGA
- a CDS encoding glutathione S-transferase family protein — MTLYLYGGPKTRASMPKWYAAEKGISYNYVNVDLAARQNLAPSYLEVNPFGKLPALKDDSNGLMLFESGAILQYLSENYTNEVKDPATRASISQWILFANSTLAIALFVPSNKEREFPRLMATLNDLYSKKKFLVGDCWTAADCAVNAYLGYLPIFYPNEDLSAYPEIQSLNQRTRSNQNYRQIMGL, encoded by the coding sequence ATGACTCTTTATCTCTACGGCGGCCCCAAGACCCGTGCATCGATGCCGAAATGGTATGCGGCAGAAAAAGGGATTTCCTACAATTACGTCAACGTTGACCTGGCAGCTCGCCAAAATCTTGCACCGAGTTATTTGGAGGTGAATCCTTTCGGCAAGTTACCTGCCCTTAAAGACGACAGCAATGGATTAATGCTATTTGAGTCAGGCGCCATTCTTCAATATCTCTCCGAGAACTACACCAACGAAGTCAAAGATCCAGCAACACGAGCCTCCATCAGCCAGTGGATTCTTTTCGCCAACTCCACACTGGCGATCGCTTTATTCGTTCCCTCCAATAAGGAACGGGAGTTTCCAAGACTGATGGCGACACTGAATGACCTCTACAGCAAGAAAAAGTTTTTAGTGGGGGATTGCTGGACAGCCGCCGATTGCGCAGTCAATGCATATCTTGGCTACCTCCCCATTTTTTATCCCAACGAAGATCTCTCAGCCTATCCAGAAATCCAGTCCCTCAATCAGCGAACACGTTCCAACCAAAATTACAGGCAGATCATGGGCCTTTGA
- a CDS encoding Fur family transcriptional regulator yields MTSSSAPASTDTTLQRGLHQDGRRLTPQRKRVLELFEHCGSGCHLSAEEVHQQLAALDMKVSLATVYRTLRLLADMGLLQELELSEGGRRFELAVEDHRQHYHVVCIRCGRTEEFESESVLAAGAAAAEHVGFQLIESSLNVRAICPKCQG; encoded by the coding sequence GTGACATCGTCCTCCGCGCCTGCCTCAACTGACACAACTTTGCAGCGGGGCCTGCATCAGGACGGGCGTCGACTCACCCCGCAGCGCAAACGTGTTCTTGAACTTTTTGAACACTGTGGATCCGGTTGCCACCTCAGTGCCGAGGAGGTGCACCAGCAGCTGGCGGCACTCGACATGAAGGTGTCCCTGGCCACGGTGTATCGCACCCTGCGCCTCCTGGCCGACATGGGATTGCTCCAAGAACTGGAACTCAGTGAGGGTGGACGACGCTTCGAGCTAGCCGTCGAAGATCATCGTCAACATTACCATGTGGTCTGTATCCGCTGCGGACGGACAGAAGAATTTGAAAGCGAATCCGTTCTTGCAGCAGGGGCTGCTGCCGCAGAACATGTTGGCTTTCAACTCATTGAATCCAGCCTGAATGTGCGCGCGATCTGCCCCAAGTGCCAGGGATAA
- a CDS encoding DOMON-like domain-containing protein, producing MGRSAVMLRQACRLIPFERSMPPGFQISAELVWTRDGWLELSYGVLARAATGINALRLPTDLNDGPQQGHRRDDLWTTTCFEAFLAAPGEQRYWEVNLAPNGDWAVYRFDHYRSGQTQQELSTPPTVRLQRGAHQLRLDARIALEPWWTPGGCPDLALTAVIDSNQDGLSHWALCHGRKPDFHDRSTFLTA from the coding sequence ATGGGTCGTTCTGCAGTGATGCTGCGTCAGGCATGCCGCCTGATCCCCTTTGAACGGTCCATGCCTCCAGGGTTCCAGATCAGCGCCGAGCTCGTCTGGACGCGCGATGGCTGGCTGGAACTCAGCTATGGAGTCCTGGCCCGCGCGGCCACAGGCATCAATGCGCTGCGTCTGCCGACGGATCTGAATGATGGGCCACAACAGGGACATCGCAGGGATGATCTCTGGACCACCACGTGCTTCGAGGCGTTTCTCGCCGCCCCTGGCGAGCAACGTTATTGGGAAGTCAATCTGGCTCCCAATGGGGATTGGGCGGTTTATCGCTTTGATCACTACCGCAGTGGCCAGACCCAGCAAGAGCTCAGCACACCCCCAACGGTGCGGCTGCAACGCGGGGCGCATCAACTGCGGCTGGACGCCAGGATTGCTTTGGAACCCTGGTGGACGCCAGGGGGCTGCCCAGACCTGGCATTGACGGCTGTGATCGATAGCAATCAGGACGGTCTGAGCCATTGGGCTCTCTGCCACGGACGCAAGCCGGACTTTCACGACCGCAGCACCTTCCTTACGGCCTGA
- a CDS encoding phosphotransferase enzyme family protein has product MRPFMTEALEAIADRFHPREGIKAIRSLGSGNVNETFLVTHEGQDGAFVMQRLNTSVFDRPDLVMQNLQALGDHMERRLASPPPQLKGRRWEVPRVVPCRREASPWIEQNGEFWRSITYIGAATTSDVIRDSAHAQEVGYGLGMFHHLISDLPTDQLADTLENFHVTPAYLQRFDDIAASTSRIGPAERDACAFVEQRRQGVDVLEAALARGELLHRPIHGDPKINNVMIDEASGQAIGLIDLDTVKPGLVHYDIGDCLRSCCNPAGEETLSLDDVEFDMNLCEAILKGYLSVAGGFLSDWDLHYLPHCIRLIPMELGLRFLTDHLEGDVYFRCDRPGHNLQRALVQFRLTEAVEQHFSDLEHLVKRLQRQQGPSH; this is encoded by the coding sequence ATGCGACCGTTCATGACCGAGGCCCTGGAAGCCATCGCTGATCGCTTCCATCCTCGCGAGGGGATCAAAGCCATTCGCTCCCTTGGCTCAGGCAACGTCAACGAAACCTTCCTCGTGACTCATGAGGGACAAGACGGCGCCTTCGTCATGCAGCGGCTGAACACGAGCGTTTTCGATCGTCCCGACCTGGTGATGCAGAACCTGCAGGCCCTGGGCGATCACATGGAGCGCCGTCTCGCCTCTCCACCTCCACAACTGAAGGGACGCCGCTGGGAAGTGCCCAGAGTGGTTCCCTGTCGTCGGGAAGCCTCCCCCTGGATCGAACAAAATGGAGAATTCTGGCGCTCGATCACTTACATCGGTGCAGCGACCACTAGTGATGTCATCAGGGACAGTGCTCACGCCCAGGAAGTGGGTTATGGACTGGGGATGTTCCACCACCTGATCAGTGACCTGCCGACCGATCAGCTGGCTGACACCCTGGAAAATTTCCATGTCACACCGGCCTACCTTCAACGCTTCGATGACATCGCCGCGTCCACGAGCCGCATAGGTCCCGCCGAACGTGACGCCTGCGCGTTTGTGGAGCAGCGCCGTCAGGGCGTGGATGTTCTGGAAGCAGCTCTCGCGCGCGGCGAACTCCTTCACCGTCCCATCCACGGGGACCCGAAGATCAACAACGTCATGATTGACGAGGCCAGCGGTCAGGCCATCGGACTGATTGACCTGGACACGGTCAAACCGGGACTCGTTCACTACGACATCGGCGACTGTTTGCGGTCCTGCTGCAATCCAGCCGGAGAAGAAACACTCTCCCTGGATGATGTGGAATTCGACATGAACCTCTGTGAGGCCATTCTCAAGGGCTATCTGTCAGTTGCTGGTGGGTTTCTGAGTGACTGGGACTTGCACTATCTACCCCACTGCATCCGTCTGATCCCGATGGAACTGGGGCTGAGGTTCCTCACGGATCATCTTGAGGGCGACGTGTATTTCCGCTGCGATCGACCTGGGCACAATCTGCAACGGGCCCTGGTTCAATTCCGACTCACAGAAGCGGTGGAACAACATTTCAGCGACTTGGAACACCTGGTCAAGCGGCTGCAGCGTCAGCAGGGACCAAGCCACTGA